The following proteins are co-located in the Halocatena salina genome:
- a CDS encoding D-2-hydroxyacid dehydrogenase, whose translation MTERPDVGVLRCGAHGQSTEVLAQQLRDRLPDCGVVRAETPSAERDLLGGSSVVVGHRLREELLDHAEGVRWFACAAAGVGHLPLDELQTRGIAVTNASGVHGPPIAEQVIGNVLVFVRNLHLGWERGRKGEWRHYQGFKKELGDSTVTVVGLGAIGQAIVERLEPFGPHTIGVRYTPSKGGPTDDVIGFDATDFHDALARTDYLVLACPLTETTRGLVDHAAFETLSPESVVVNVGRGPIVDTDALTAAVQRNAIRGAALDVTDPEPLPSDHDLWQFPNVHITPHNAGYTPNYYARVADIVARNVDRVVETGEYEDLDNQVV comes from the coding sequence ATGACTGAGAGACCGGATGTGGGCGTGCTTCGGTGTGGTGCTCACGGGCAGTCTACCGAAGTCCTGGCACAGCAACTCCGAGACCGACTCCCGGACTGTGGTGTCGTCCGTGCCGAGACGCCCAGTGCCGAGCGCGACCTCCTTGGTGGCAGCTCAGTCGTGGTCGGCCACCGGTTACGCGAGGAGTTGCTCGACCACGCCGAGGGAGTTCGGTGGTTCGCCTGTGCTGCGGCGGGCGTCGGCCATCTGCCCCTTGATGAACTGCAAACCCGTGGGATAGCCGTCACGAACGCCTCCGGCGTCCACGGTCCACCGATCGCAGAGCAGGTCATCGGCAACGTTCTGGTTTTCGTACGCAATCTCCACCTCGGCTGGGAGCGCGGGCGAAAGGGCGAGTGGCGTCATTATCAAGGATTCAAAAAGGAACTCGGGGACAGCACTGTCACCGTCGTCGGTCTCGGCGCGATCGGACAGGCGATCGTCGAACGTCTCGAACCGTTTGGACCCCACACCATCGGTGTTCGCTACACGCCTTCGAAGGGGGGTCCCACGGACGACGTCATCGGCTTCGACGCAACCGATTTCCACGATGCGCTCGCACGTACGGACTACCTCGTTTTGGCCTGTCCGCTGACGGAAACGACACGTGGGCTGGTCGATCACGCGGCGTTCGAGACGCTCTCACCCGAGTCGGTGGTGGTCAACGTCGGCCGCGGTCCGATCGTTGATACGGACGCGCTCACCGCTGCGGTACAGCGCAACGCGATCCGTGGGGCAGCGCTAGATGTGACCGATCCCGAACCCCTCCCATCCGATCACGACCTCTGGCAGTTTCCGAACGTCCACATCACGCCGCACAACGCCGGTTACACCCCCAACTACTACGCCCGCGTCGCCGATATCGTCGCTCGAAACGTCGACCGCGTGGTCGAAACCGGCGAGTATGAGGATCTCGACAATCAGGTCGTCTGA
- a CDS encoding ThuA domain-containing protein, which translates to MTTQVTVWNEHVHEQEDEAVAEIYPEGIHGALADGLADDGVAVRTATLHDPEHGLDRSTLAETDVLVWWSHCANDDVSDAVADRVVERVQNGMGFIALHSGKNSKPFKQLMGTSCGIKYRHGGELERVWVVDPGHPITDGLDEYFEIPATEMYGEPYDVPEPDRTVFTSWFEGGEVFRSGVCYRRGRGRIFAFRPGHEAYPIFHQPEVKRVVSNAVAWATPTEGATTREGSVDPIESIEET; encoded by the coding sequence ATGACCACACAGGTCACCGTCTGGAACGAACACGTTCACGAACAGGAAGACGAGGCGGTCGCCGAGATCTACCCGGAGGGCATCCACGGCGCGCTCGCGGACGGACTCGCGGACGACGGCGTAGCCGTCCGCACGGCAACGCTTCACGATCCCGAGCACGGGCTCGATCGGTCGACGCTCGCGGAGACCGACGTGTTGGTGTGGTGGTCACACTGTGCCAACGACGACGTTAGTGACGCCGTAGCCGACCGAGTCGTCGAGCGCGTGCAGAACGGAATGGGGTTTATCGCGTTGCATTCTGGGAAAAACTCCAAACCATTCAAACAGCTAATGGGAACGTCGTGTGGCATCAAATACCGCCACGGCGGGGAGTTAGAACGCGTCTGGGTCGTCGATCCCGGACATCCGATCACGGATGGATTGGACGAGTATTTCGAGATCCCCGCCACGGAGATGTACGGCGAACCGTACGACGTGCCCGAACCCGACCGGACCGTCTTCACGTCGTGGTTCGAGGGTGGTGAGGTGTTCCGTTCGGGCGTCTGCTACCGGCGTGGACGGGGACGGATCTTCGCGTTTCGGCCGGGTCACGAGGCGTATCCGATCTTCCACCAGCCGGAAGTCAAACGAGTGGTGAGCAATGCCGTGGCGTGGGCAACACCTACCGAGGGGGCCACCACGAGAGAGGGTTCTGTCGATCCCATCGAGTCGATCGAGGAAACATAA
- a CDS encoding mandelate racemase/muconate lactonizing enzyme family protein — protein sequence MNVTDIRVIGLSHSLPEGKGLGDARGIGRTRSTTLLRLTTSDGTVGWGEAFAPGSIAQSTLDELFRDDVIGMDPFTVESLAESTYTDPYHFGGSVFVQSVLSAIDTACWDIIGKTVGQPIHRLLGGTERTALTPYASTMYFAEEDRPIEQPIETARKEGFTAAKIKIGSGVSADVERVRTARSILGEDAHLMADMNGNYRPDQAIQSARALSEFDLTWIEEPVPPENYSGYREIGRAIDTPIAAGEAHYGRFAFKRLLDDRLVDIVQPNLARCGGLSEARRIADLATTENVGITPHVWNSAVGLAAAVQFAASLPAYPHSRTEPEPAFLEFDRSHNPLRSEILRTPFDPTDGVLDVPQEPGLGITVDTTALEQYRIDS from the coding sequence GTGAACGTAACTGACATACGAGTGATCGGACTTTCTCACTCGTTACCCGAAGGGAAAGGCTTGGGTGATGCACGCGGGATCGGCCGAACGCGATCGACGACGCTGCTTCGACTGACGACGTCGGACGGCACCGTCGGCTGGGGTGAGGCGTTCGCTCCCGGATCGATCGCCCAGTCCACCCTCGACGAACTGTTTCGGGACGACGTGATCGGCATGGACCCGTTCACTGTCGAATCGCTGGCGGAGAGTACCTACACGGATCCGTACCACTTCGGTGGGAGCGTATTCGTCCAGAGCGTCCTCAGCGCGATCGACACCGCCTGTTGGGACATCATCGGGAAGACTGTCGGGCAGCCGATCCATCGTCTACTCGGCGGTACCGAACGCACGGCGCTTACTCCCTATGCATCTACGATGTATTTCGCCGAAGAAGACCGACCGATCGAGCAGCCGATCGAGACCGCCCGCAAAGAGGGGTTTACCGCCGCGAAGATCAAGATCGGAAGCGGCGTCAGTGCCGATGTTGAGCGGGTACGTACTGCGCGATCGATCCTCGGTGAAGACGCGCATCTCATGGCAGACATGAACGGAAACTACCGGCCCGATCAGGCGATCCAAAGCGCCCGCGCGCTCTCGGAGTTCGATCTTACGTGGATCGAAGAGCCGGTGCCACCGGAAAACTACTCCGGGTACCGGGAGATCGGCCGGGCGATCGACACGCCGATCGCAGCCGGTGAGGCCCATTACGGACGGTTCGCGTTCAAGCGACTCCTCGACGATCGGCTTGTCGACATCGTCCAGCCGAACCTCGCCCGGTGTGGGGGTCTCTCGGAGGCCCGGCGTATCGCCGATCTGGCCACGACCGAAAACGTCGGCATCACCCCCCACGTCTGGAACAGCGCGGTCGGACTCGCTGCTGCCGTCCAGTTCGCCGCAAGCCTGCCGGCGTATCCCCACAGCCGAACCGAACCCGAGCCGGCGTTTCTCGAGTTCGATCGCAGCCACAATCCTCTCCGCTCCGAAATCCTCCGAACTCCCTTCGATCCAACTGATGGGGTTCTCGATGTGCCACAGGAGCCGGGACTCGGGATCACTGTCGACACGACGGCGCTCGAACAGTACCGAATTGACAGCTGA
- a CDS encoding IclR family transcriptional regulator, with translation MASNDTKWPLRTLTVAVRIIEALQSLDGAGVTELATRLDLAKSTVHNHLRTLEHHQYVTRNGNEYRLSLKFLDHGGYVQYRDERFDLIRQKVKYVAAETDELCQFVTEEHGTCVFVFREQGTQAVNTQTRAGSRVPLHHTTAGKAILAALPDERIETIIERRGLPGKTEHTVSTREDLFEELRSIRSRGYAFDKDEHIRGLNALGVSIEDESETVLGAISVATPQHRLQSSSRENELADFLLGVVNELELNIRYS, from the coding sequence ATGGCGTCGAACGATACGAAATGGCCGCTCCGGACGCTTACCGTGGCAGTCCGAATCATCGAGGCATTGCAATCGCTCGATGGTGCCGGCGTTACTGAGCTTGCAACGCGACTTGATCTCGCAAAAAGCACCGTTCACAACCACCTTCGGACGCTCGAACACCACCAGTACGTGACTAGAAACGGGAATGAGTACCGGTTGAGCCTGAAATTCCTCGACCACGGAGGCTACGTGCAGTATCGTGATGAGCGGTTCGACTTGATCCGCCAGAAAGTCAAATACGTGGCCGCGGAAACCGACGAACTGTGCCAGTTTGTCACTGAAGAACACGGAACGTGTGTCTTCGTGTTCCGAGAGCAGGGCACACAAGCAGTTAACACCCAGACGCGAGCCGGCTCTCGCGTACCGCTTCATCACACGACCGCTGGCAAGGCCATCCTTGCGGCGTTGCCAGACGAGCGTATCGAAACGATCATCGAGCGCCGTGGACTTCCCGGTAAGACCGAGCACACCGTGAGTACCCGCGAAGACCTCTTTGAAGAACTGCGATCGATCCGCTCACGCGGTTACGCATTCGACAAGGACGAACACATTCGAGGACTGAACGCGCTCGGTGTCTCTATCGAGGACGAATCCGAAACCGTTCTCGGCGCTATCAGTGTTGCAACCCCCCAACACCGGCTACAGTCGTCCTCACGCGAGAACGAACTCGCTGATTTCCTTCTCGGTGTCGTCAATGAACTCGAACTGAACATCAGATACTCCTAA
- a CDS encoding sodium:solute symporter family protein, whose protein sequence is MGTFIQLIPPDLSEVISTRLPTALAALGAYILVFLVITYVSRRDYDSSLGDYVVASRGLGWVVASLTLVATVLSGVGMAGFPGTVYSVGIPFIALIIIGYAVTAPSIWYFGRRMWVLGEAHGFNTPGDLLGEYYGSDTVRLYTVIASVAFNTTYIVAQLLAGGIVLTVLSGGYLPFDLSMVIVACVVTLHVTGTGMKGIAYLDAFNGALIAVLMGVFAFFITQSAGSVSSIFTALGTEQAAYTTVPGVTGEFTPAVIILFGILVTLGNSLVAPAAWVRMYALDSERNFARVAGTMIVVFTLIYVFGTVIIGIYGRSALPSGINPDTVSSLLAFEVMPFALAALFLVGILAAVISTTDSYTHVLAATISRDLVKEIVVTDLDETTELRVNKAVMVLAMLVSLSGALYYPGLITPLALIVGGVAVQLLSPLIGAVAWPRASTEAAIVAPALGAVLLVLFQLQLVPNPFPTPMVPGLVTASIANLLSFVGISYLTKPQPLSTIERYHGLIHDRL, encoded by the coding sequence ATGGGGACCTTCATTCAGCTCATTCCACCAGATCTGTCGGAGGTTATTTCGACTCGGCTGCCGACTGCACTGGCCGCATTGGGTGCGTACATTCTGGTGTTTCTCGTCATTACATACGTTTCGCGGCGTGATTACGACAGTAGTCTGGGTGATTACGTGGTTGCATCCAGGGGCTTGGGGTGGGTCGTCGCCTCACTCACGCTCGTCGCAACGGTTCTGAGCGGCGTCGGGATGGCTGGGTTCCCCGGAACGGTGTACTCCGTCGGGATTCCGTTCATCGCGCTCATCATCATCGGGTACGCCGTCACAGCACCGTCGATCTGGTATTTCGGACGCCGAATGTGGGTGCTCGGGGAGGCACACGGGTTCAACACGCCGGGGGACCTGCTTGGGGAGTATTATGGAAGCGACACTGTCCGTCTGTACACCGTGATCGCAAGCGTCGCGTTCAACACGACGTACATCGTCGCGCAACTCCTCGCCGGCGGTATCGTTCTCACCGTTCTGAGCGGGGGATACCTTCCGTTCGATCTCAGCATGGTGATCGTCGCGTGTGTCGTGACGCTTCACGTCACGGGAACCGGGATGAAAGGGATCGCCTACCTCGACGCGTTCAATGGGGCGTTGATCGCCGTTCTCATGGGTGTGTTTGCGTTTTTCATCACCCAAAGCGCGGGTAGCGTCTCATCGATCTTCACCGCACTCGGTACGGAACAAGCGGCGTACACGACTGTACCCGGTGTGACGGGAGAGTTCACTCCCGCAGTGATCATCCTGTTCGGAATCCTCGTCACGCTGGGCAATTCGCTAGTCGCACCAGCGGCGTGGGTCCGGATGTACGCGCTCGACAGCGAGCGAAATTTCGCCCGGGTGGCGGGGACGATGATCGTCGTCTTTACCCTCATCTACGTTTTCGGAACGGTCATCATCGGGATCTACGGACGGAGCGCGCTTCCCTCGGGGATCAACCCCGACACCGTCTCCTCATTGCTCGCGTTCGAAGTCATGCCATTCGCGCTCGCCGCGCTGTTTCTCGTCGGGATTCTCGCCGCTGTCATATCCACGACGGATTCCTATACCCACGTGCTGGCGGCGACGATCAGCCGTGATCTCGTCAAGGAGATCGTCGTTACCGACCTCGACGAAACGACCGAGTTGCGGGTGAACAAGGCGGTGATGGTTCTCGCGATGCTCGTCAGTCTCAGCGGGGCGCTGTACTACCCCGGACTGATCACGCCGCTCGCGCTCATCGTCGGCGGCGTTGCCGTACAGTTGCTTTCACCGCTCATCGGTGCCGTCGCGTGGCCCCGCGCCTCGACGGAGGCCGCCATCGTCGCGCCAGCACTCGGAGCCGTGCTGTTGGTGTTGTTCCAGCTACAACTCGTGCCGAATCCGTTTCCGACTCCGATGGTTCCGGGACTCGTGACGGCGTCGATCGCCAATCTCCTCTCGTTCGTGGGGATCAGTTATCTCACCAAGCCACAGCCGTTGTCCACGATCGAACGGTATCACGGCCTGATCCACGACCGACTGTGA
- a CDS encoding aromatic ring-hydroxylating oxygenase subunit alpha yields MSNNEARRTANRSPEGIETLMETVGEQLEDGQLPVSVLHNEAVYEAERRRIFGQNWVFIGHETEIPEPGDYRQRYIGTDPFIFVRDEDGDVQVLFNSCRHRGSKVCRSEKGNSSHFRCPYHGWTYTTSGELVGVPQQRNAYQHLDTDEHGLHEAPRVESYHGLVFAALDPDVPSLEAYLGDATWYLDMYVKFIDMEVIGDPHRWEVETDWKTPAENFAGDNYHIPMGHKSAIDAGIGSDTATGEKQSDLYAIADASGHSFSLYQIESDDPNFWGHPPEVVDGFHPERLSEDQYEVARKSGVTLGTIFPNLSFIHLGGTNAPEKESVGTFVLRQWQPKGPGQMEVWNWILAPENASEEYKERVYESGMGTFSASGNFEVDDIAIWNGITEAAGSVFAEQQAATTNFTMGRFGDAAPERVPDWPGPGETYVHGGLTDENQLTFYRSWYDAMQEEPR; encoded by the coding sequence ATGTCCAACAACGAAGCACGGCGTACGGCTAACCGATCTCCAGAAGGGATCGAGACGCTGATGGAGACAGTCGGCGAGCAACTCGAGGACGGACAGCTCCCGGTGTCAGTCCTCCACAACGAGGCGGTGTACGAGGCGGAACGACGGCGCATTTTCGGTCAGAACTGGGTCTTTATCGGGCACGAGACGGAGATTCCCGAACCGGGCGATTACCGCCAGCGATACATCGGCACCGATCCGTTCATCTTCGTCCGCGATGAGGACGGGGACGTTCAGGTGTTGTTCAACAGCTGTCGACACCGAGGATCGAAGGTGTGTCGGTCCGAGAAGGGGAACTCCTCACACTTTCGGTGTCCGTACCACGGGTGGACGTACACGACAAGCGGTGAGCTGGTCGGCGTTCCCCAACAGCGCAACGCCTACCAGCACCTCGACACCGACGAACACGGACTTCATGAGGCGCCACGCGTGGAGAGCTACCACGGGTTGGTGTTTGCGGCGCTCGATCCGGACGTACCGTCGCTTGAAGCGTATCTGGGGGACGCGACGTGGTATCTCGACATGTACGTGAAGTTCATCGATATGGAGGTCATCGGCGATCCCCACCGGTGGGAGGTCGAGACGGACTGGAAAACGCCAGCCGAGAACTTCGCTGGCGACAACTACCACATCCCTATGGGCCACAAGTCGGCCATCGATGCCGGCATCGGGAGCGACACGGCGACCGGCGAGAAGCAAAGCGATCTGTACGCGATCGCCGACGCGAGCGGCCACTCCTTCAGCCTCTATCAGATCGAGTCCGACGATCCGAACTTCTGGGGCCACCCGCCGGAAGTCGTCGATGGCTTCCATCCCGAGCGGCTCTCAGAAGACCAGTATGAGGTCGCGCGGAAATCAGGCGTCACACTTGGCACGATCTTTCCGAACCTCTCGTTCATCCATCTTGGCGGAACCAACGCCCCAGAGAAAGAGTCCGTTGGGACGTTCGTGTTGCGCCAGTGGCAGCCAAAAGGGCCCGGACAGATGGAAGTGTGGAACTGGATCCTCGCCCCCGAAAACGCCTCCGAGGAGTACAAAGAGCGCGTGTACGAATCCGGTATGGGAACGTTCAGCGCCTCGGGCAACTTCGAAGTGGACGACATCGCGATCTGGAATGGGATCACCGAAGCAGCAGGCAGCGTCTTCGCCGAGCAACAGGCGGCCACGACGAACTTCACGATGGGCCGGTTCGGGGACGCAGCTCCAGAGCGGGTGCCAGACTGGCCCGGCCCAGGGGAGACGTACGTTCACGGTGGGCTGACCGACGAAAACCAGCTCACGTTCTACCGTTCGTGGTACGACGCGATGCAGGAGGAGCCACGATGA
- a CDS encoding aromatic-ring-hydroxylating dioxygenase subunit beta, whose product MNGEYAAYARRSACEEFLYNEAYLLDDRRVFEWFDLVTEDIDYRVPVRTTRERSADEEFSDQAYHLKEDHESLRVRIERLENDFAWSENPPSRTRRFVSNVTVLDADDDSFDVRSNLLVHRSHEDSTTPDLLSAERRDTLRRTEDGLGLAARLVLLDHTVLPTDSLSIIL is encoded by the coding sequence ATGAACGGCGAATACGCGGCCTACGCGCGTCGTTCGGCGTGTGAGGAGTTCCTCTACAACGAGGCTTATCTGCTCGACGATCGCCGCGTCTTCGAGTGGTTCGATCTCGTAACCGAAGACATCGACTATCGCGTGCCCGTTCGAACGACGCGCGAGCGATCGGCCGATGAGGAATTCAGCGATCAAGCCTACCATCTGAAAGAGGATCACGAATCGCTTCGCGTTCGTATCGAACGCCTCGAGAACGATTTCGCGTGGTCGGAAAACCCGCCGTCGCGGACGCGGCGCTTCGTCTCCAACGTCACGGTACTAGACGCTGATGACGACTCATTCGACGTTCGTAGCAATCTCCTCGTTCATCGATCACACGAGGATTCCACGACGCCCGATCTGCTGTCGGCCGAGCGCCGCGACACGCTCCGCCGAACCGAGGACGGACTTGGGCTTGCCGCTCGGTTGGTGTTGCTCGATCACACCGTGCTCCCGACCGATTCCCTTTCGATCATCCTATGA
- a CDS encoding alpha/beta hydrolase family protein, giving the protein MVVMEPTPGAVTLESMHYESDDGQQFDGFHITGESTDGPRTGVVMLHGLRGTALSGGIAAIAYALARRGLECLAINKRNSGKLYETSDFSAIDHDIRGAIEWLQAAGCEEIVLWGRSLGATEAAYYQGKRNDPDVDSVVLAAPFADIRERSTMGYFEAVSETPEKAYEEFVETARERVADDRGNEIVALPRPVAGDVEYIPMTAQAFLSYRSPESDCATIDWTPSIAVPMLLVPHAEDRNVTPAEAEEIRESATNSPLVSISPIESDHFFSGHEDEVAEETAAFVSQARD; this is encoded by the coding sequence ATGGTGGTTATGGAGCCGACGCCAGGAGCGGTTACCCTGGAATCGATGCACTATGAGAGCGACGACGGACAGCAGTTCGATGGCTTTCACATCACGGGCGAATCGACCGACGGCCCACGAACCGGCGTCGTGATGTTACACGGCCTCAGAGGCACCGCACTCAGCGGTGGGATCGCTGCCATCGCGTATGCGCTCGCCCGCCGTGGGCTGGAGTGTTTGGCTATCAACAAGCGCAACAGCGGGAAGCTGTACGAGACCTCCGATTTTTCGGCCATCGACCACGATATCCGTGGAGCGATCGAGTGGCTGCAAGCGGCGGGCTGTGAGGAGATCGTGCTGTGGGGTCGCAGCCTCGGCGCTACCGAGGCGGCCTACTACCAAGGCAAACGCAACGACCCAGACGTGGACAGCGTGGTACTCGCCGCACCGTTCGCTGACATCAGGGAGCGATCGACCATGGGATATTTCGAGGCTGTTTCTGAGACCCCCGAAAAAGCCTACGAGGAGTTCGTCGAGACTGCCCGGGAACGCGTTGCTGACGATCGGGGCAACGAGATAGTCGCACTTCCCCGACCGGTTGCGGGTGACGTCGAGTACATCCCGATGACCGCACAAGCGTTCCTTTCCTATCGCTCGCCCGAAAGCGACTGTGCAACGATCGACTGGACACCGTCTATCGCGGTCCCGATGTTACTCGTTCCCCACGCTGAAGACAGAAACGTCACGCCCGCTGAGGCCGAAGAGATCCGCGAATCGGCAACGAACAGCCCGCTCGTTTCGATCAGTCCGATCGAGTCCGATCATTTCTTCTCTGGCCACGAGGATGAGGTCGCCGAGGAAACTGCGGCGTTCGTCAGCCAAGCGCGGGATTAG
- a CDS encoding thiamine pyrophosphate-binding protein gives MSTGGTAVARALVDNGVSSVFALLGNQTVSTAEGLHERGVDVVSARHEYNAAVMADTYGRLTGKPGVALTVAGPGATNALTGVAQAYTAASPMVCVSAVLEEDAPTEALHGVDDPQFLETAFEPATKWSTQVHTPERIPVAINRGFEIATSGRPGPVFIGVEDAVLMNDVDISDGAFDWDRQTTIGPDPDGVADALAPLSETNRRALYVGKGVSRAFAWDGVIEIAESLGCPVICPRHYPDSFPNDHELFAGTVGMSDHPAAVTALEGADAVLSIGVRPSSHEATVLGDRAGTDTAFVYLHAGSKEYAQTPTAAVVGGRLDESIDTARRVFEQETRGTAGDYLDAVHRRNERVDRDTAAYLADVKDQTPIHPLLVMARLREVAPDDVIVTGDAGAAGGAWPNDVFEYRTPNTFQHSRLYDSMGFPVPAGNAAKLVDPDRAVVNLIGDGGFLMCNMELATAVATDTDAVTVVMNDAKYGMIWNYQRASGHSEVATDIPAVNIAAMAEAFGVRGIRVEEPDDVKSALESALAAEEHVVVDIVTDPAAEYVSRKIW, from the coding sequence ATGTCAACCGGAGGCACTGCTGTCGCCCGAGCACTGGTAGATAACGGCGTCTCGTCGGTGTTTGCGTTGCTTGGAAATCAAACGGTCAGCACCGCCGAGGGGCTTCATGAACGTGGCGTCGATGTCGTCTCTGCGCGCCACGAGTACAACGCGGCCGTCATGGCGGACACGTACGGACGGCTGACGGGAAAGCCGGGGGTTGCGCTCACCGTCGCCGGGCCCGGCGCGACGAACGCGTTGACCGGTGTCGCACAGGCGTACACGGCCGCATCGCCGATGGTTTGTGTCAGCGCCGTTCTGGAAGAAGACGCACCAACCGAAGCGCTCCATGGGGTGGACGATCCCCAGTTCCTCGAAACGGCCTTCGAGCCGGCGACGAAGTGGAGCACGCAGGTCCACACGCCAGAACGGATCCCTGTGGCCATCAACCGTGGCTTCGAGATTGCGACGAGCGGTCGTCCCGGTCCCGTGTTCATCGGGGTCGAGGACGCGGTGCTCATGAACGACGTCGATATCTCGGATGGCGCATTCGACTGGGACCGCCAGACGACGATCGGTCCCGATCCCGACGGCGTTGCAGACGCACTCGCGCCCCTCTCGGAGACGAACCGACGCGCGCTGTACGTCGGGAAGGGTGTCTCTCGGGCATTCGCGTGGGACGGTGTCATCGAGATCGCTGAATCGCTGGGGTGTCCCGTGATCTGTCCCCGCCATTACCCGGATTCGTTCCCCAACGACCACGAGCTGTTCGCCGGCACCGTCGGGATGTCCGATCATCCGGCGGCAGTGACCGCGCTCGAAGGGGCCGACGCCGTGCTCTCGATCGGGGTCCGCCCCAGTTCGCACGAAGCGACTGTGCTCGGCGATCGTGCTGGCACCGACACGGCGTTCGTCTACCTGCACGCTGGATCCAAGGAGTATGCTCAAACGCCCACGGCGGCGGTCGTGGGCGGCCGGTTAGACGAGAGCATCGACACCGCTCGCCGTGTTTTCGAGCAGGAAACGAGAGGGACGGCAGGCGATTACCTCGATGCGGTCCATCGACGGAACGAACGGGTGGATCGTGATACTGCGGCGTATCTGGCGGACGTGAAAGACCAGACGCCGATCCATCCGTTGCTCGTGATGGCACGGCTCCGCGAGGTTGCACCCGACGACGTGATCGTGACCGGGGACGCCGGTGCCGCTGGGGGAGCGTGGCCCAACGACGTGTTCGAATACCGGACTCCGAACACGTTCCAGCACTCCCGGCTGTACGATTCGATGGGGTTCCCAGTGCCCGCAGGCAACGCAGCCAAGCTGGTCGATCCGGATCGAGCGGTCGTCAACCTCATCGGCGACGGCGGCTTCTTGATGTGCAACATGGAGCTGGCAACTGCGGTCGCCACCGATACTGATGCCGTTACGGTCGTGATGAACGACGCGAAATATGGAATGATCTGGAACTATCAGCGTGCAAGCGGCCACAGCGAGGTCGCAACGGACATTCCCGCCGTGAACATCGCGGCGATGGCCGAAGCGTTCGGGGTTCGTGGCATCCGTGTTGAGGAGCCCGACGACGTGAAATCCGCACTCGAATCGGCGCTCGCTGCTGAGGAGCACGTGGTGGTGGACATCGTGACCGATCCGGCAGCGGAGTACGTCTCCCGGAAGATCTGGTAG
- the nadX gene encoding aspartate dehydrogenase — MGRAIGILGFGTIGRQLLTSIRERTVSASTVRIFDRHPDRVESSIDPASPANVVAVRSFDRLVDVDLVVEAAGQGAVREYAVDILRAGCDLVTLSVGALADRTLREQVIETAEQTGQTVFVPSGAIAGLDAITAAGNSDLESVSLTTTKPPNGIAGAPYLDSHGIDVHEITEPTTVFEGSATEAAEGFPSNINVALALSLAGVGPERTTVRIVADPDGQRNVHRIAVSGAMGDIETTVRNDPSPTNPKTSYLAVLSAIELLRDDRTVQVGT; from the coding sequence ATGGGTCGCGCTATCGGTATCCTTGGCTTTGGAACGATCGGACGGCAACTCCTAACGTCGATCCGTGAGAGAACGGTGTCGGCGTCGACCGTCCGGATCTTTGATCGACATCCCGACCGCGTCGAATCGTCCATCGATCCGGCCAGCCCTGCTAACGTGGTTGCCGTTCGTTCGTTCGATCGGTTGGTCGACGTCGATCTCGTCGTCGAAGCAGCGGGACAGGGCGCTGTTCGCGAGTATGCGGTCGATATCCTCCGTGCTGGATGTGATCTCGTGACACTCAGTGTCGGTGCACTCGCCGATCGAACGCTTCGAGAGCAGGTGATCGAGACCGCCGAGCAGACCGGGCAAACGGTGTTCGTGCCGTCGGGCGCCATCGCCGGGCTCGATGCGATCACCGCCGCGGGAAACAGTGATCTCGAATCAGTGTCGTTGACGACGACCAAACCGCCCAATGGGATCGCGGGCGCGCCGTATCTCGACAGTCACGGGATCGACGTTCACGAGATCACCGAACCGACCACCGTGTTCGAAGGCAGCGCTACAGAGGCGGCAGAGGGCTTTCCCTCGAACATCAACGTCGCCCTAGCGTTGAGTCTCGCAGGAGTTGGACCTGAACGAACGACAGTGCGGATCGTCGCCGATCCGGACGGGCAGCGCAACGTTCACCGGATAGCGGTGAGTGGTGCCATGGGCGACATCGAGACGACGGTTCGAAATGATCCGTCTCCTACCAATCCGAAAACTAGCTATCTCGCGGTGCTGTCGGCCATCGAACTGCTCCGAGACGACCGGACGGTTCAGGTCGGTACCTGA